Proteins found in one Neodiprion lecontei isolate iyNeoLeco1 chromosome 6, iyNeoLeco1.1, whole genome shotgun sequence genomic segment:
- the LOC107227215 gene encoding mothers against decapentaplegic homolog 4 isoform X1, which produces MVGLAGGGGHLYPSPMPPNPELREMTGIAPSAPTSADACLSIVHSLMCHRQGGESEGFSKRAIESLVKKLKEKRDELDSLITAITTNGAHPSKCVTIQRTLDGRLQVAGRKGFPHVIYARIWRWPDLHKNELKHVKYCQFAFDLKCDSVCVNPYHYERVVSPGIDPFFTDLSGLTLQSGVGVGPGGRLVKDEYTVGGGGGGGAGTGMDVDGEINQTIQHHPPPPPPPPNNPQPPQQAFIPGLPSSNPVGGEGMFSGGGSAGGGNPQTKLEENNCPRQTWIPTPHHPATRNMHHPVVHPIGHSVGNQQQTLNPTGSSGANTQILNPPQGQSSEPFYGAATSPQDLNQPATSVDALTASLGNRLYQILSTFLMRGGQSSPVSPVHIHHQNGFAVATVANPYNTGAPQWTGANTLTYTQSMQPPDHRHLHATSYWGTGHGGDVGGSLGGLLSTQPAPEYWCSVGYFELDAQVGETFKVSSGCPTVTVDGYVDPSGGNRFCLGALSNVHRTEQSERARLHIGKGVVLDLRGEGDVWLRCQSEHSVFVQSYYLDREAGRAPGDAVHKIYPCAYIKVFDLRQCHKQMRGQAATAQAAAAAQAAAVAGHLTHGAPITKSLSAAAGIGVDDLRRLCILRLSFVKGWGPDYPRQSIKETPCWIEVHLHRALQLLDEVLHTMPIDGPRGIE; this is translated from the exons ATGGTCGGACTTGCAGGTGGGGGAGGACATCTCTATCCCTCGCCGATGCCCCCTAATCCTGAGC TCAGGGAAATGACTGGAATCGCTCCCAGCGCACCTACCAGTGCCGACGCTTGTCTCAGCATAGTCCATTCTTTGATGTGTCACCGTCAAGGAGGAGAAAGCGAAGGATTTAGCAAGCGGGCCATAGAGTCgctggtgaaaaaattaaag GAGAAACGTGACGAGTTGGACAGCTTGATAACTGCCATTACAACCAATGGAGCGCATCCTAGTAAATGTGTAACAATTCAACGCACGTTGGACGGGCGATTGCAGGTAGCAGGAAGAAAAGGCTTTCCTCATGTTATTTATGCAAGAATTTGGCGCTGGCCTGATCTCCACAAGAACGAGCTGAAGCACGTCAAGTACTGTCAATTCGCATTTGATCTCAAGTGCGATTCAGTATGTGTCAATCCTTACCATTATGAAAGGGTTGTTTCACCTGGCATAG ACCCGTTCTTTACAGACCTGTCTGGGCTGACCCTCCAGTCAGGAGTTGGCGTCGGTCCTGGTGGCCGCCTAGTCAAAGATGAGTACACCGTAGGAGGTGGCGGAGGCGGAGGAGCAGGAACAGGCATGGACGTCGACGGTGAGATCAACCAAACCATCCAGCATCATCCACCACCGCCACCTCCGCCACCCAACAATCCACAACCTCCTCAGCAGGCCTTCATTCCTGGTTTACCATCATCCAATCCAG TCGGAGGTGAGGGCATGTTCAGTGGGGGCGGGAGTGCGGGTGGTGGAAACCCACAAACTAAACTGGAAGAGAACAATTGTCCTCGACAAACGTGGATACCCACGCCACACCACCCTGCAACTCGTAACATGCACCATC CTGTTGTTCATCCCATTGGCCATTCAGTAGGAAATCAACAACAGACGTTAAATCCGACTGGAAGCTCTGGTGCTAATACTCAGATTCTAAATCCTCCGCAAGGACAGTCGAGCGAACCATTTTATGGTGCAGCCACATCACCTCAAGATCTCAATCAACCCGCAACTAGCGTGGATGCTTTGACTGCATCTCTTGGTAACCGTCTCTACCAAATATTAAGCACCTTCTTGATGA gGGGTGGTCAGAGTTCACCGGTATCACCAGTTCATATCCATCACCAAAATGGTTTTGCAGTAGCAACCGTTGCAAACCCTTATAACACCGGAGCTCCGCAGTGGACTGGTGCCAATACATTAACTTATACTCAAAGTATGCAGCCACCCGATCATCGTCATTTACACGCAACATCGTACT gGGGTACGGGGCATGGAGGTGATGTAGGTGGAAGCCTGGGAGGCCTATTATCCACACAACCAGCCCCGGAATACTGGTGCTCAGTAGGCTATTTTGAATTGGATGCTCAAGTTGGTGAGACTTTCAAAGTCAGCAGTGGATGTCCCACAGTAACAGTGGATGGCTATGTTGATCCCAGTGGAGGCAATCGTTTTTGTCTCGGAGCCTTGAGCAACGTTCATCGTACCGAACAGAGTGAGCGTGCTCGCCTTCACATTG GTAAAGGTGTGGTGCTTGACTTACGGGGTGAAGGCGACGTTTGGCTCCGTTGCCAAAGTGAACATAGCGTGTTTGTCCAGTCCTACTACTTGGATAGAGAGGCTGGCCGAGCACCCGGAGACGCTGTTCATAAAATTTATCCTTGTGCTTATATCAAGGTGTTTGATCTACGCCAGTGTCATAAGCAAATGCGAGGTCAGGCTGCCACTGCTCAAGCCGCAGCAGCGGCACAGGCGGCCGCAGTCGCTGGTCACCTGACACATGGGGCACCTATCACTAAAA GCTTAAGCGCAGCAGCTGGCATTGGCGTGGATGATTTGAGACGACTATGCATTTTACGTTTAAGTTTTGTCAAAGGCTGGGGTCCAGATTATCCTCGACAGAGCATAAAGGAAACCCCTTGTTGGATTGAG GTTCATTTGCATCGCGCACTCCAGCTTCTGGATGAGGTATTGCATACCATGCCGATTGATGGACCACGCGGTATTGAGTAA
- the LOC107227201 gene encoding probable 28S ribosomal protein S26, mitochondrial, translating into MLRNTLLAGSSAANGSFGILSGLPNTVCVQCVRWKRKPLWLGTAKSKLFRIPERPKIPKDETIELLRLHNNYRTLVRSIRHHITEAVIGSQARVDTELRAKQEEEDFVRCVALNNEWNESKAKARDERLAKAREVRREEILRKIIAQEQLAAKQLENIEKTVKRVKEEAITFITEKNIDQAIEDALNNPVDHNWALDLEGTIHRGKYVQPQANEGQRQKRMQPGV; encoded by the exons ATGCTGCGCAACACGTTACTGGCCGGCAGTTCGGCGGCGAATGGTTCCTTCGGGATTTTGAGCGGCCTGCCAAACACCGTTTGCGTGCAATGCGTCAGATGGAAAAGAAAACCGCTTTGGTTGGGTACGGCGAAGAGCAAGCTATTCCGGATTCCTGAACGGCCAAAAATCCCCAAAGATGAGACAATTGAGCTTCTGAGATTACACAACAATTACAGGACCCTCGTTAGATCCATACG gcATCACATAACAGAAGCTGTTATCGGAAGTCAGGCGCGAGTCGATACGGAGCTGCGTGCGAAACAGGAGGAGGAAGATTTTGTCCGTTGCGTAGCTCTGAATAATGAGTGGAACGAATCCAAGGCCAAGGCCAGAGATGAGAGATTGGCTAAGGCACGCGAAGTCAGGAGGGAGGAAATACTTAGGAAAATTATAGCTCAAGAGCAATTAGCCGCTAAGCAgcttgaaaatattgaaaaaactgttaaacGAGTTAAGGAGGAAGCGATCACTTTTATAACTGAGAAGAATATAGATCAAGCCATAGAAGACGCTTTAAATAACCCTGTCGACCACAATTGGGCACTCGATCTAGAAGGGACGATACATCGCGGAAAGTATGTTCAACCCCAAGCTAACGAAGGTCAGAGACAAAAAAGAATGCAGCCTGGTGTCTGA
- the LOC107227215 gene encoding mothers against decapentaplegic homolog 4 isoform X2 — translation MVGLAGGGGHLYPSPMPPNPELREMTGIAPSAPTSADACLSIVHSLMCHRQGGESEGFSKRAIESLVKKLKEKRDELDSLITAITTNGAHPSKCVTIQRTLDGRLQVAGRKGFPHVIYARIWRWPDLHKNELKHVKYCQFAFDLKCDSVCVNPYHYERVVSPGIDLSGLTLQSGVGVGPGGRLVKDEYTVGGGGGGGAGTGMDVDGEINQTIQHHPPPPPPPPNNPQPPQQAFIPGLPSSNPVGGEGMFSGGGSAGGGNPQTKLEENNCPRQTWIPTPHHPATRNMHHPVVHPIGHSVGNQQQTLNPTGSSGANTQILNPPQGQSSEPFYGAATSPQDLNQPATSVDALTASLGNRLYQILSTFLMRGGQSSPVSPVHIHHQNGFAVATVANPYNTGAPQWTGANTLTYTQSMQPPDHRHLHATSYWGTGHGGDVGGSLGGLLSTQPAPEYWCSVGYFELDAQVGETFKVSSGCPTVTVDGYVDPSGGNRFCLGALSNVHRTEQSERARLHIGKGVVLDLRGEGDVWLRCQSEHSVFVQSYYLDREAGRAPGDAVHKIYPCAYIKVFDLRQCHKQMRGQAATAQAAAAAQAAAVAGHLTHGAPITKSLSAAAGIGVDDLRRLCILRLSFVKGWGPDYPRQSIKETPCWIEVHLHRALQLLDEVLHTMPIDGPRGIE, via the exons ATGGTCGGACTTGCAGGTGGGGGAGGACATCTCTATCCCTCGCCGATGCCCCCTAATCCTGAGC TCAGGGAAATGACTGGAATCGCTCCCAGCGCACCTACCAGTGCCGACGCTTGTCTCAGCATAGTCCATTCTTTGATGTGTCACCGTCAAGGAGGAGAAAGCGAAGGATTTAGCAAGCGGGCCATAGAGTCgctggtgaaaaaattaaag GAGAAACGTGACGAGTTGGACAGCTTGATAACTGCCATTACAACCAATGGAGCGCATCCTAGTAAATGTGTAACAATTCAACGCACGTTGGACGGGCGATTGCAGGTAGCAGGAAGAAAAGGCTTTCCTCATGTTATTTATGCAAGAATTTGGCGCTGGCCTGATCTCCACAAGAACGAGCTGAAGCACGTCAAGTACTGTCAATTCGCATTTGATCTCAAGTGCGATTCAGTATGTGTCAATCCTTACCATTATGAAAGGGTTGTTTCACCTGGCATAG ACCTGTCTGGGCTGACCCTCCAGTCAGGAGTTGGCGTCGGTCCTGGTGGCCGCCTAGTCAAAGATGAGTACACCGTAGGAGGTGGCGGAGGCGGAGGAGCAGGAACAGGCATGGACGTCGACGGTGAGATCAACCAAACCATCCAGCATCATCCACCACCGCCACCTCCGCCACCCAACAATCCACAACCTCCTCAGCAGGCCTTCATTCCTGGTTTACCATCATCCAATCCAG TCGGAGGTGAGGGCATGTTCAGTGGGGGCGGGAGTGCGGGTGGTGGAAACCCACAAACTAAACTGGAAGAGAACAATTGTCCTCGACAAACGTGGATACCCACGCCACACCACCCTGCAACTCGTAACATGCACCATC CTGTTGTTCATCCCATTGGCCATTCAGTAGGAAATCAACAACAGACGTTAAATCCGACTGGAAGCTCTGGTGCTAATACTCAGATTCTAAATCCTCCGCAAGGACAGTCGAGCGAACCATTTTATGGTGCAGCCACATCACCTCAAGATCTCAATCAACCCGCAACTAGCGTGGATGCTTTGACTGCATCTCTTGGTAACCGTCTCTACCAAATATTAAGCACCTTCTTGATGA gGGGTGGTCAGAGTTCACCGGTATCACCAGTTCATATCCATCACCAAAATGGTTTTGCAGTAGCAACCGTTGCAAACCCTTATAACACCGGAGCTCCGCAGTGGACTGGTGCCAATACATTAACTTATACTCAAAGTATGCAGCCACCCGATCATCGTCATTTACACGCAACATCGTACT gGGGTACGGGGCATGGAGGTGATGTAGGTGGAAGCCTGGGAGGCCTATTATCCACACAACCAGCCCCGGAATACTGGTGCTCAGTAGGCTATTTTGAATTGGATGCTCAAGTTGGTGAGACTTTCAAAGTCAGCAGTGGATGTCCCACAGTAACAGTGGATGGCTATGTTGATCCCAGTGGAGGCAATCGTTTTTGTCTCGGAGCCTTGAGCAACGTTCATCGTACCGAACAGAGTGAGCGTGCTCGCCTTCACATTG GTAAAGGTGTGGTGCTTGACTTACGGGGTGAAGGCGACGTTTGGCTCCGTTGCCAAAGTGAACATAGCGTGTTTGTCCAGTCCTACTACTTGGATAGAGAGGCTGGCCGAGCACCCGGAGACGCTGTTCATAAAATTTATCCTTGTGCTTATATCAAGGTGTTTGATCTACGCCAGTGTCATAAGCAAATGCGAGGTCAGGCTGCCACTGCTCAAGCCGCAGCAGCGGCACAGGCGGCCGCAGTCGCTGGTCACCTGACACATGGGGCACCTATCACTAAAA GCTTAAGCGCAGCAGCTGGCATTGGCGTGGATGATTTGAGACGACTATGCATTTTACGTTTAAGTTTTGTCAAAGGCTGGGGTCCAGATTATCCTCGACAGAGCATAAAGGAAACCCCTTGTTGGATTGAG GTTCATTTGCATCGCGCACTCCAGCTTCTGGATGAGGTATTGCATACCATGCCGATTGATGGACCACGCGGTATTGAGTAA
- the LOC107227215 gene encoding mothers against decapentaplegic homolog 4 isoform X5, which produces MVGLAGGGGHLYPSPMPPNPELREMTGIAPSAPTSADACLSIVHSLMCHRQGGESEGFSKRAIESLVKKLKEKRDELDSLITAITTNGAHPSKCVTIQRTLDGRLQVAGRKGFPHVIYARIWRWPDLHKNELKHVKYCQFAFDLKCDSVCVNPYHYERVVSPGIDPFFTDLSGLTLQSGVGVGPGGRLVKDEYTVGGGGGGGAGTGMDVDGEINQTIQHHPPPPPPPPNNPQPPQQAFIPGLPSSNPVGGEGMFSGGGSAGGGNPQTKLEENNCPRQTWIPTPHHPATRNMHHPVVHPIGHSVGNQQQTLNPTGSSGANTQILNPPQGQSSEPFYGAATSPQDLNQPATSVDALTASLGGTGHGGDVGGSLGGLLSTQPAPEYWCSVGYFELDAQVGETFKVSSGCPTVTVDGYVDPSGGNRFCLGALSNVHRTEQSERARLHIGKGVVLDLRGEGDVWLRCQSEHSVFVQSYYLDREAGRAPGDAVHKIYPCAYIKVFDLRQCHKQMRGQAATAQAAAAAQAAAVAGHLTHGAPITKSLSAAAGIGVDDLRRLCILRLSFVKGWGPDYPRQSIKETPCWIEVHLHRALQLLDEVLHTMPIDGPRGIE; this is translated from the exons ATGGTCGGACTTGCAGGTGGGGGAGGACATCTCTATCCCTCGCCGATGCCCCCTAATCCTGAGC TCAGGGAAATGACTGGAATCGCTCCCAGCGCACCTACCAGTGCCGACGCTTGTCTCAGCATAGTCCATTCTTTGATGTGTCACCGTCAAGGAGGAGAAAGCGAAGGATTTAGCAAGCGGGCCATAGAGTCgctggtgaaaaaattaaag GAGAAACGTGACGAGTTGGACAGCTTGATAACTGCCATTACAACCAATGGAGCGCATCCTAGTAAATGTGTAACAATTCAACGCACGTTGGACGGGCGATTGCAGGTAGCAGGAAGAAAAGGCTTTCCTCATGTTATTTATGCAAGAATTTGGCGCTGGCCTGATCTCCACAAGAACGAGCTGAAGCACGTCAAGTACTGTCAATTCGCATTTGATCTCAAGTGCGATTCAGTATGTGTCAATCCTTACCATTATGAAAGGGTTGTTTCACCTGGCATAG ACCCGTTCTTTACAGACCTGTCTGGGCTGACCCTCCAGTCAGGAGTTGGCGTCGGTCCTGGTGGCCGCCTAGTCAAAGATGAGTACACCGTAGGAGGTGGCGGAGGCGGAGGAGCAGGAACAGGCATGGACGTCGACGGTGAGATCAACCAAACCATCCAGCATCATCCACCACCGCCACCTCCGCCACCCAACAATCCACAACCTCCTCAGCAGGCCTTCATTCCTGGTTTACCATCATCCAATCCAG TCGGAGGTGAGGGCATGTTCAGTGGGGGCGGGAGTGCGGGTGGTGGAAACCCACAAACTAAACTGGAAGAGAACAATTGTCCTCGACAAACGTGGATACCCACGCCACACCACCCTGCAACTCGTAACATGCACCATC CTGTTGTTCATCCCATTGGCCATTCAGTAGGAAATCAACAACAGACGTTAAATCCGACTGGAAGCTCTGGTGCTAATACTCAGATTCTAAATCCTCCGCAAGGACAGTCGAGCGAACCATTTTATGGTGCAGCCACATCACCTCAAGATCTCAATCAACCCGCAACTAGCGTGGATGCTTTGACTGCATCTCTTG gGGGTACGGGGCATGGAGGTGATGTAGGTGGAAGCCTGGGAGGCCTATTATCCACACAACCAGCCCCGGAATACTGGTGCTCAGTAGGCTATTTTGAATTGGATGCTCAAGTTGGTGAGACTTTCAAAGTCAGCAGTGGATGTCCCACAGTAACAGTGGATGGCTATGTTGATCCCAGTGGAGGCAATCGTTTTTGTCTCGGAGCCTTGAGCAACGTTCATCGTACCGAACAGAGTGAGCGTGCTCGCCTTCACATTG GTAAAGGTGTGGTGCTTGACTTACGGGGTGAAGGCGACGTTTGGCTCCGTTGCCAAAGTGAACATAGCGTGTTTGTCCAGTCCTACTACTTGGATAGAGAGGCTGGCCGAGCACCCGGAGACGCTGTTCATAAAATTTATCCTTGTGCTTATATCAAGGTGTTTGATCTACGCCAGTGTCATAAGCAAATGCGAGGTCAGGCTGCCACTGCTCAAGCCGCAGCAGCGGCACAGGCGGCCGCAGTCGCTGGTCACCTGACACATGGGGCACCTATCACTAAAA GCTTAAGCGCAGCAGCTGGCATTGGCGTGGATGATTTGAGACGACTATGCATTTTACGTTTAAGTTTTGTCAAAGGCTGGGGTCCAGATTATCCTCGACAGAGCATAAAGGAAACCCCTTGTTGGATTGAG GTTCATTTGCATCGCGCACTCCAGCTTCTGGATGAGGTATTGCATACCATGCCGATTGATGGACCACGCGGTATTGAGTAA
- the LOC107227215 gene encoding mothers against decapentaplegic homolog 4 isoform X3 gives MVGLAGGGGHLYPSPMPPNPELREMTGIAPSAPTSADACLSIVHSLMCHRQGGESEGFSKRAIESLVKKLKEKRDELDSLITAITTNGAHPSKCVTIQRTLDGRLQVAGRKGFPHVIYARIWRWPDLHKNELKHVKYCQFAFDLKCDSVCVNPYHYERVVSPGIDPFFTDLSGLTLQSGVGVGPGGRLVKDEYTVGGGGGGGAGTGMDVDGEINQTIQHHPPPPPPPPNNPQPPQQAFIPGLPSSNPVGGEGMFSGGGSAGGGNPQTKLEENNCPRQTWIPTPHHPATRNMHHPVVHPIGHSVGNQQQTLNPTGSSGANTQILNPPQGQSSEPFYGAATSPQDLNQPATSVDALTASLGGGQSSPVSPVHIHHQNGFAVATVANPYNTGAPQWTGANTLTYTQSMQPPDHRHLHATSYWGTGHGGDVGGSLGGLLSTQPAPEYWCSVGYFELDAQVGETFKVSSGCPTVTVDGYVDPSGGNRFCLGALSNVHRTEQSERARLHIGKGVVLDLRGEGDVWLRCQSEHSVFVQSYYLDREAGRAPGDAVHKIYPCAYIKVFDLRQCHKQMRGQAATAQAAAAAQAAAVAGHLTHGAPITKSLSAAAGIGVDDLRRLCILRLSFVKGWGPDYPRQSIKETPCWIEVHLHRALQLLDEVLHTMPIDGPRGIE, from the exons ATGGTCGGACTTGCAGGTGGGGGAGGACATCTCTATCCCTCGCCGATGCCCCCTAATCCTGAGC TCAGGGAAATGACTGGAATCGCTCCCAGCGCACCTACCAGTGCCGACGCTTGTCTCAGCATAGTCCATTCTTTGATGTGTCACCGTCAAGGAGGAGAAAGCGAAGGATTTAGCAAGCGGGCCATAGAGTCgctggtgaaaaaattaaag GAGAAACGTGACGAGTTGGACAGCTTGATAACTGCCATTACAACCAATGGAGCGCATCCTAGTAAATGTGTAACAATTCAACGCACGTTGGACGGGCGATTGCAGGTAGCAGGAAGAAAAGGCTTTCCTCATGTTATTTATGCAAGAATTTGGCGCTGGCCTGATCTCCACAAGAACGAGCTGAAGCACGTCAAGTACTGTCAATTCGCATTTGATCTCAAGTGCGATTCAGTATGTGTCAATCCTTACCATTATGAAAGGGTTGTTTCACCTGGCATAG ACCCGTTCTTTACAGACCTGTCTGGGCTGACCCTCCAGTCAGGAGTTGGCGTCGGTCCTGGTGGCCGCCTAGTCAAAGATGAGTACACCGTAGGAGGTGGCGGAGGCGGAGGAGCAGGAACAGGCATGGACGTCGACGGTGAGATCAACCAAACCATCCAGCATCATCCACCACCGCCACCTCCGCCACCCAACAATCCACAACCTCCTCAGCAGGCCTTCATTCCTGGTTTACCATCATCCAATCCAG TCGGAGGTGAGGGCATGTTCAGTGGGGGCGGGAGTGCGGGTGGTGGAAACCCACAAACTAAACTGGAAGAGAACAATTGTCCTCGACAAACGTGGATACCCACGCCACACCACCCTGCAACTCGTAACATGCACCATC CTGTTGTTCATCCCATTGGCCATTCAGTAGGAAATCAACAACAGACGTTAAATCCGACTGGAAGCTCTGGTGCTAATACTCAGATTCTAAATCCTCCGCAAGGACAGTCGAGCGAACCATTTTATGGTGCAGCCACATCACCTCAAGATCTCAATCAACCCGCAACTAGCGTGGATGCTTTGACTGCATCTCTTG gGGGTGGTCAGAGTTCACCGGTATCACCAGTTCATATCCATCACCAAAATGGTTTTGCAGTAGCAACCGTTGCAAACCCTTATAACACCGGAGCTCCGCAGTGGACTGGTGCCAATACATTAACTTATACTCAAAGTATGCAGCCACCCGATCATCGTCATTTACACGCAACATCGTACT gGGGTACGGGGCATGGAGGTGATGTAGGTGGAAGCCTGGGAGGCCTATTATCCACACAACCAGCCCCGGAATACTGGTGCTCAGTAGGCTATTTTGAATTGGATGCTCAAGTTGGTGAGACTTTCAAAGTCAGCAGTGGATGTCCCACAGTAACAGTGGATGGCTATGTTGATCCCAGTGGAGGCAATCGTTTTTGTCTCGGAGCCTTGAGCAACGTTCATCGTACCGAACAGAGTGAGCGTGCTCGCCTTCACATTG GTAAAGGTGTGGTGCTTGACTTACGGGGTGAAGGCGACGTTTGGCTCCGTTGCCAAAGTGAACATAGCGTGTTTGTCCAGTCCTACTACTTGGATAGAGAGGCTGGCCGAGCACCCGGAGACGCTGTTCATAAAATTTATCCTTGTGCTTATATCAAGGTGTTTGATCTACGCCAGTGTCATAAGCAAATGCGAGGTCAGGCTGCCACTGCTCAAGCCGCAGCAGCGGCACAGGCGGCCGCAGTCGCTGGTCACCTGACACATGGGGCACCTATCACTAAAA GCTTAAGCGCAGCAGCTGGCATTGGCGTGGATGATTTGAGACGACTATGCATTTTACGTTTAAGTTTTGTCAAAGGCTGGGGTCCAGATTATCCTCGACAGAGCATAAAGGAAACCCCTTGTTGGATTGAG GTTCATTTGCATCGCGCACTCCAGCTTCTGGATGAGGTATTGCATACCATGCCGATTGATGGACCACGCGGTATTGAGTAA
- the LOC107227215 gene encoding mothers against decapentaplegic homolog 4 isoform X4, with translation MVGLAGGGGHLYPSPMPPNPELREMTGIAPSAPTSADACLSIVHSLMCHRQGGESEGFSKRAIESLVKKLKEKRDELDSLITAITTNGAHPSKCVTIQRTLDGRLQVAGRKGFPHVIYARIWRWPDLHKNELKHVKYCQFAFDLKCDSVCVNPYHYERVVSPGIDPFFTDLSGLTLQSGVGVGPGGRLVKDEYTVGGGGGGGAGTGMDVDGEINQTIQHHPPPPPPPPNNPQPPQQAFIPGLPSSNPAVVHPIGHSVGNQQQTLNPTGSSGANTQILNPPQGQSSEPFYGAATSPQDLNQPATSVDALTASLGNRLYQILSTFLMRGGQSSPVSPVHIHHQNGFAVATVANPYNTGAPQWTGANTLTYTQSMQPPDHRHLHATSYWGTGHGGDVGGSLGGLLSTQPAPEYWCSVGYFELDAQVGETFKVSSGCPTVTVDGYVDPSGGNRFCLGALSNVHRTEQSERARLHIGKGVVLDLRGEGDVWLRCQSEHSVFVQSYYLDREAGRAPGDAVHKIYPCAYIKVFDLRQCHKQMRGQAATAQAAAAAQAAAVAGHLTHGAPITKSLSAAAGIGVDDLRRLCILRLSFVKGWGPDYPRQSIKETPCWIEVHLHRALQLLDEVLHTMPIDGPRGIE, from the exons ATGGTCGGACTTGCAGGTGGGGGAGGACATCTCTATCCCTCGCCGATGCCCCCTAATCCTGAGC TCAGGGAAATGACTGGAATCGCTCCCAGCGCACCTACCAGTGCCGACGCTTGTCTCAGCATAGTCCATTCTTTGATGTGTCACCGTCAAGGAGGAGAAAGCGAAGGATTTAGCAAGCGGGCCATAGAGTCgctggtgaaaaaattaaag GAGAAACGTGACGAGTTGGACAGCTTGATAACTGCCATTACAACCAATGGAGCGCATCCTAGTAAATGTGTAACAATTCAACGCACGTTGGACGGGCGATTGCAGGTAGCAGGAAGAAAAGGCTTTCCTCATGTTATTTATGCAAGAATTTGGCGCTGGCCTGATCTCCACAAGAACGAGCTGAAGCACGTCAAGTACTGTCAATTCGCATTTGATCTCAAGTGCGATTCAGTATGTGTCAATCCTTACCATTATGAAAGGGTTGTTTCACCTGGCATAG ACCCGTTCTTTACAGACCTGTCTGGGCTGACCCTCCAGTCAGGAGTTGGCGTCGGTCCTGGTGGCCGCCTAGTCAAAGATGAGTACACCGTAGGAGGTGGCGGAGGCGGAGGAGCAGGAACAGGCATGGACGTCGACGGTGAGATCAACCAAACCATCCAGCATCATCCACCACCGCCACCTCCGCCACCCAACAATCCACAACCTCCTCAGCAGGCCTTCATTCCTGGTTTACCATCATCCAATCCAG CTGTTGTTCATCCCATTGGCCATTCAGTAGGAAATCAACAACAGACGTTAAATCCGACTGGAAGCTCTGGTGCTAATACTCAGATTCTAAATCCTCCGCAAGGACAGTCGAGCGAACCATTTTATGGTGCAGCCACATCACCTCAAGATCTCAATCAACCCGCAACTAGCGTGGATGCTTTGACTGCATCTCTTGGTAACCGTCTCTACCAAATATTAAGCACCTTCTTGATGA gGGGTGGTCAGAGTTCACCGGTATCACCAGTTCATATCCATCACCAAAATGGTTTTGCAGTAGCAACCGTTGCAAACCCTTATAACACCGGAGCTCCGCAGTGGACTGGTGCCAATACATTAACTTATACTCAAAGTATGCAGCCACCCGATCATCGTCATTTACACGCAACATCGTACT gGGGTACGGGGCATGGAGGTGATGTAGGTGGAAGCCTGGGAGGCCTATTATCCACACAACCAGCCCCGGAATACTGGTGCTCAGTAGGCTATTTTGAATTGGATGCTCAAGTTGGTGAGACTTTCAAAGTCAGCAGTGGATGTCCCACAGTAACAGTGGATGGCTATGTTGATCCCAGTGGAGGCAATCGTTTTTGTCTCGGAGCCTTGAGCAACGTTCATCGTACCGAACAGAGTGAGCGTGCTCGCCTTCACATTG GTAAAGGTGTGGTGCTTGACTTACGGGGTGAAGGCGACGTTTGGCTCCGTTGCCAAAGTGAACATAGCGTGTTTGTCCAGTCCTACTACTTGGATAGAGAGGCTGGCCGAGCACCCGGAGACGCTGTTCATAAAATTTATCCTTGTGCTTATATCAAGGTGTTTGATCTACGCCAGTGTCATAAGCAAATGCGAGGTCAGGCTGCCACTGCTCAAGCCGCAGCAGCGGCACAGGCGGCCGCAGTCGCTGGTCACCTGACACATGGGGCACCTATCACTAAAA GCTTAAGCGCAGCAGCTGGCATTGGCGTGGATGATTTGAGACGACTATGCATTTTACGTTTAAGTTTTGTCAAAGGCTGGGGTCCAGATTATCCTCGACAGAGCATAAAGGAAACCCCTTGTTGGATTGAG GTTCATTTGCATCGCGCACTCCAGCTTCTGGATGAGGTATTGCATACCATGCCGATTGATGGACCACGCGGTATTGAGTAA